Within the Periplaneta americana isolate PAMFEO1 chromosome 6, P.americana_PAMFEO1_priV1, whole genome shotgun sequence genome, the region atgtaatggaatagacacttgagtagacaattcacacaattcaattgtgaaagaaaaaacaaaatcactaagaatggtttcatttacttctgcctgtatggctacttcatttttcgaaataacacttgttgagcattcgtctgccataaaacttaaatgttcatcttttcttcttctttatgcgtctctttcgtatctttccggagctagttgagatgaggcagtctttttcttgtaatcttttataaaaatactgggaacggtatgctagttttgggggtgtcctgatctcgttcccaataaaatgaattccgcaaattcttgctgcgggtgttggtttccaaggtgaaccatcagcacttgaaataaagaattaaatatcgatatgaatacatttaaaaataagtatattattatttattgttgctaatattatacataatatatatgtaaagaactcggtaattatgtactttttgaaatttaaatgataaattcctgtcgttgttaacttaatggttatttataaacataatagtatatacaatctatttttatatcaggtctagtatataataatactatgattacaagcagtgtagccttatttactttcgtctacgtactgcttggatccacaattagcgtcgttgtgcttcagttttctgttttgggaatgaataaaaacaatatcagtTGGTgtattcctataagcattactacactcaagaacacagcaatttgcattacttTTCCGCTTTTTaagatcatccatatttctaatcatttaacctgagatgttaagtatattcatatgcttcaagcacaactctatcgctgctgtcccacagttagtaacaacagtcgccaccagaggagcttccACGGTGCCTATAGGCTACAGAGTagcccaaaaaatgtatacactgtttgttcatcaataactactgtatgcaacaaattgagataaaattaaaatgataattttcggggaaattgtagcttaatgtcATGAAAGCCATTACACTCACAAAGACTCGCCACTTTCCTTACTTTGTCACAGTTATATTATGATGATTAGGAGAGCTACTGAGTTGCGATTGCACGAAAAGCTATTGCAGAGTTTGAAACTTGCCATAAAGAAGCCAATGACAGACACTTGTGACAGGACCACATGCGACAAATTTACTCTGCAGATAAATCTGGCGCAGAACAAGGGTGAACTAAGAACTGGAAGAGCACCATTGTCAAGCTGATCTTGCGTATGATGCCAAGTCTACTGATAAGGAAGCTTCTAAACAGGGCCCAAGCCAGGGAAGAAAACAATAACATTTGATCTATAGGAAGTtccttttccagttcactgcggactaaagcaaggagatgtactatcatttttactttttaactttgctctagaatatgtcattaggaaagtacaggaaaacagggagagtttggaattgaacggatacatcagctgcttatttatgcggatacgtgaatatgttaggagaaaatccacaaactattagggaaaacatgggaatttgacttgaagcaagtaaggagatagatttgaaagtaagccccaaagggataggtttggaagtaaatcccgaagagacgaagtatatgattatgtcttgtgaccagaatatagtacgaaatgaaaatattaaaattgcaaatttattctttgaaaaggtggaaaaatacaagtaccttggagcaatagtaacaaatataaatgacactcgagaggaagttaaacgcagaataaatatgggaaatgcctgttatttggttgagaagtgaCAAAAGTTTTGGTTTTTGACGAGAAGAGTTTAGGGgtgcataatattaatttttcatgaaaattcatTGATTTTTAGATGTAATGCTAGCTGCTTGCAGACACTTCTTCCTTTATACTGGCTTTAGGAACCAGAATGCTTGTCACAGCTTTTTCCTGTTGGATAGTAGTAGGCTTTTTCTACATACACATCACAAATTATTTCGATAGTTCCCTTAAGGAATGAATAATATATACCGCATTGTATTTATTAGGTTTTCATGTgaaatgtcattaaaatataaaaaatatgcagTAAAAGCTTGATAAgaagaaaatgtgatttaaaatttaaacattgcatatttttttaaaaatacagagttaaaaacttcctaaaaatatgcaaataagcataattttttaattcaactgATAGATTTGATCCAACCAGTTAGAACCGAAGATaacatatgtcttaatatcaaAGTACAAGTGActcgaaaaaaataatgtcattTAATTCATGGCTGACCTCAGACTTGTATAATGGTACTTATTAACACGAATTTAACGGGTAGATACTATGACGTTATCACTGCTGTGTAAAACATGTGCCATATTTTAATTTGCTGTTCACTCCTAGTAGTTGTGAAATATTTGTGACTTATTGTGAGGGAATTTTGCGGACCTAAGACGTAACACATCATATATCTTCGTAGGATGTCATTCTGGCGTTCCATATGCATATAACAttatataaatacaaacaaattttgataaaaGCCATATTTTTAAGAGGAGCGTATGAATTACAACTTCACCCTCAGAAAGGCACCACAAATGGAAATAGTGATATAACATGAGTTATAGAAATTTCTGAAGTGGAAAATAGCAATAGTATGTACTCAAGGGTGCCCACAGGGGGTAGCCAGTAGTAGCAATTGCTGccactgagatttttattttttttttaatttttctctacaTGCAcgatacatgttttctcaaacccccagtaaacaattcaacaaaagcgagtgctttaaactatgaaAGCATGCGAaaggtaatttagatttcagaactctctcctcgtccatccatttcctctaattttctaaccattTTGCTgccactgagattggatcctgtGGGCCTACTGGTACTTATAATATATGaatatcaatttatttacttgcttctcCTCTGACATGAGCGTAATGAATCTGTATGATACAAGTCTCTAGAATTTAAAGGCAGCTACAAATACTGGTACCAGTACCTACTTTGTCACGattatttcttactttttaatttctttttttcgatTTTGTTTTGTTGCTATAATTATGTACGTATGTAAATGTAATACTTCATACAATTTTACAAGGTCAGCTCGCAGTTATGAAAGAACATCTCCTTCAGAGTCCTACTACGAAGAAGAAATTATCAGATTTGGCAACAATCTCTCTTCTGCAGAATAAATGCGAAGAAATTTTTCAGAAATACATGCCAATCAGAATAGAAGATAAGAGGGAAGCATATAATCTTAGTAAGTATAGTATTTGTCAATAGAGAGTATATTGTCAACTCCGTTCACTTCTGTATTAAGTCTCTAGTAGAGTAATTCtacattgtaatatttttatcgtaGTAAATTGTGATTATTTTAAATGTCAAAGTTTATATTCCAAGCGCCAAAAACTTGAGTACAGTATTCCTATTTCTATTCAAGGTgataatttactatattataatCTGTGATTCTTTCATAAACAATGTTAGCTTTCGTGTTCCTATGAAACATATGATGGTCTATGgcaagtcctcggcctcacttcatttcaccccctttgatctgattacgtggttgggtttttctccaaggttttccccaaccataaggcaaatgccaggtaatcttttggcaaatcctcgggcctcatctcatctcactacatttcactaagatattataaaaaattgtagaaaattgcaaaattgtgaaattgtaaaaattgtaaaatattgtaaaaactgttattgtaattgtaatcttgtaaaattttgacttgttccacatcttaaagcttcattgctaatgtaagatctatggaatataataaattaaatgatataaaatgaaaaagatagcTTTGATGTTCCTGTGAAAGATATGAGAGGTCACAAACTTCTGcgacagaaattctaaatctttttTCCCTATTTTCAGATGCATTAAAACTGCCAActttcacagcagtgaatttgatccatttaatgtattttatagaCTTATTTTTTgcatacatttaaaatatttatttagcattattatcattgttaattgttattattttccttattattgttgtgttattattgcataattataGTACTATCCTATTATTAGCTAATAGCTGTTTGCTAGCGTCCTAATATTAATAATGAGTAgcaaataagtaatatattattattattattattattattattattattattattattattattattattattgttatttttataatacaacTAAGAAGCTAACTTGATTTCAGTAATGGACCATGTTATAAAAGAAGAATTGTGGGAAGTGGATTACCCGATAACTGTAGGGAAATTGCGTGAACTTCCTAAAAAAAGTGTTATCAAGAAGAGGCCTAATGGAAAGCCACCAAAACTGACCAAACGACAAGTATTGGCCTTTTTATTCTCAGGCCATCCAAGCGAAATGGAATCAGATAATTGTATAAGTCTTCTAATATCGCCAACAAAATGTGGAACTAGCAACAAATGTTGGGACATCATGTcgaataaagatgagaaaattcaTGGTTATCCTCTTACCCACAGACTGCTCTATTTGCAAATTGCTAGACAGGTGAGTTTCTATGTTTGTGTCataggtataatattattaatgacttAAATACTGGGCACTGCTTTTTGTTAATGCATAGAGTACTTGTTACCTACTGAATTCTACAACATCCTAAAAGAAAGAAAGGCACTGATATTGAAAGtcttttttaatacatataaaatttagttggcccaataattaattaatgattaatatgTGTAATTGCTGGATACAAGTGTGGCATTAACACCTTTTTTCGAAATATTCCTTTTTGCAGCTGGAATGTGAAAACAGAGTGGAATTTTCTCATATACAGGAATCTATAAAGGACTTGTGTTCTGATATTTTAgtggaacaaaataaaattgttgaactGGGAATACCAAAAGGATTCAGAGATCTGTTCCTTGAGCAAAGTATGTACTATagatatttgttttcttttctataaAAGGGGACTGTATTTTTGCAACATGatgatatttatttatgtgcATGTTGTACTGTACagagagaagtaataatttcattaattggcTTAATGTAAACAAAATTGAAGTATAAGAGAGACTAGAGAAGGACaatattatgtttcttttttctgtaaaattagcaaagaatttattttacataaagagTTCTTtatttatagagtttttttaaattatattgaatGAAAATACATGTTTATGAAGTTTGAACACTTATAAGAAATCATAACATTAAATTCAATGACATTTTAAGCACTTTCAATAATCCGACACCCCTCTGTAGTCGGACTGGCAAGAGTCTGCTGTATAGCAAAACTATTGCCATTATTActaataattttcattaactaATAGTTCTTGCTTGTATATGTGACAGTTACATTGTGTGGAATAGAAGGGTTTGCTGAGTTCCTGAATCCACTTTATGTGGACACAATACTGCCTCTACAGACACCTTCAGGCTGTTTTGCTGATGAAATTTCAGATAGGTGAGTTattattagatagatagatagatagatagatagatagatagatagatagatagatagatagatagatagatagatagatagatagatagatagatagatagatagataggtaggtaggtaggtaggtaggtaggtaggtaggtaggtaggtaggtaggtaggtaggtaggtaggtaggtaggtaggtaggtaggtaggtaggtaggtaggtaggtaggtaggtaggtaggtaggtaggtaggtaggtaggtaggtaggtaggtagatagatagatttattcgttccataatattcttacatttgctttatagcatagactaaagaacatgtccaattcttatgtttaataataaaatgcaaatatgaaatatgtacagaaataataccttaataacaataatattttatacaatgtaatatgtttaccatttaatagtattataatatttctacagtactgtgaaatgtcaagaattcatctacagaatagaaagtgtgagatattaagtaattttttagttttaccttagggttttggctatgattcttaatgtcttcaggaagactattgaacatttttatcgccatgtaacatactcccctttgaaagcatgataaatttgatgatggcgtatgaaaatcattccttctgcgggtatttatactatgtatggctgagttagttggaaaatttttctttattacataagaggaaatttattgtagagtatatgtattgatttgttaaggttagaatctctaattttttaaaaaataatctacatgattctctagcctttgctccaactattattctaatggctcttttttgtagtaggaatatatttttactatctccagaatttccccaaaatattattccgtaggacataatggaatgaaaataggcaaaatatattgtctttaagatattgctgtttagaaattgttgtaacgacctaattgcgaagcatgctgagctaagtttgggggttatttctttgatatgatttttccaatttattgtattattaatatgcaaaccaagaaatttgattgttgatgtttctagtagaggtatattgttgatagttgtgtccaatgcttcagagattaaatttgaagtggctttaaattgaattatgttaattttattaatttttaatgctagtttattaaCTTACTTATCCTTCACTTCGTAATGCTTTTACTCTACATACAAACACTTTCTTTCACACGAAGTGTAAGGAAGAAGAATTATCATGCtgaa harbors:
- the LOC138701857 gene encoding uncharacterized protein, yielding MAIIWKPLTLLFLVLASNAVDYPDYWPQLRRSVQSFNKLLDYMLQSRTGSVVGDMILGVVLARGQLAVMKEHLLQSPTTKKKLSDLATISLLQNKCEEIFQKYMPIRIEDKREAYNLIMDHVIKEELWEVDYPITVGKLRELPKKSVIKKRPNGKPPKLTKRQVLAFLFSGHPSEMESDNCISLLISPTKCGTSNKCWDIMSNKDEKIHGYPLTHRLLYLQIARQLECENRVEFSHIQESIKDLCSDILVEQNKIVELGIPKGFRDLFLEQITLCGIEGFAEFLNPLYVDTILPLQTPSGCFADEISDSWLDALNVAPSGNRVKRDDGSLEEDGCTMHITGLATSFLALSIRSIVEFWNPLIHIPSVVEN